The proteins below are encoded in one region of Delphinus delphis chromosome 4, mDelDel1.2, whole genome shotgun sequence:
- the USF3 gene encoding basic helix-loop-helix domain-containing protein USF3 produces MPEMTENETPTKKQHRKKNRETHNAVERHRKKKINAGINRIGELIPCSPALKQSKNMILDQAFKYITELKRQNDELLLNGGNNEQAEEIKKLRKQLEEIQKENGRYIELLKANDICLYDDPTIHWKGNLKNSKVSVVIPSDQVQKNIIVYSSGSQPGGNSQGTAVQGITFNVGHNLQKQTANVVPVQRTCNLVTPVSISGVYPSENKPWHQTTVSALAANQPVPLCLPAAISAQNILEVSTSESESSVLGASSGSLMTVPVGPVPPQHHSLHTCLKDQNSSESKNGQESPKLLKKTVPCATSISPSCSATATKGHQGSKSCLGVQECRSDFQTTSVVSVTTTVCSQPPRSAGDSCPASISKGADLTSVTAVVAPSAPGGGETTTPVSTLSANPVDSGWTLSCSLPSSAVSASDLKNINSLTRISSAGNTQTTWTTLQLAGNTIQPLSQTSSSAVTPVLNESGTSPTTANHSRCVATGVNLNNSFPADGQPVEQVVVTLPSCPSLPMQSLIAQPQVKSQPPKSILPLNSAMQVIQMAQPVGSAVNAAPANQNVIILQPPSTTPCPAMMRAEVPNQTVGQQIVIIQATNQNPLPLLSAPPPGSVRLPVNGASAIIGSNNSVQNVSTPQSFGGKHLVHILPRPSSLSASNSTQTFSVTMSNQQQPQTISLNGQLFALQPVMSSSGTTSQTPMQIIQPTTSEDPNTNVALNTFGALASLNQSISQMAGQSCVQLSVSQPANPQTAANSQTTPANCVALTTAVASPMTTENSATLPSTYNLVTTPSMNTVACLPNMKPKRLNKKPSVKKHIATNKSACTLNPARDVGKLDCPSTEGSTEPSCNDGLLDSLHGVLPSVTMSQVNSVSVSGSHSLDVLNSESVIPESIPKSKSAEESSSSSQESVTSEHFTMAPAKSKDSLPVLQRETSQDKPAASLALPAAAKSCTSANVLISSANDPHVLVSQVSDLSSATSTASTDCVSEVEVIAEPCRAEQDSSATVHTTGLLKGQGLTALLSGLAKEKDPQKSPLSVQVDHPDFSSENSKIVHSNVDLHPKQELLLMSSEDRDPGQHHSCISDQEVINGSLLTSRQADSPMSTSSGSSRSFSVASMLPETTREDVTSSATTNTCDSCTFVEQTDIVALAARAIFDQENLEKGRAGAQADIREVPSKPSKASSLEGDQPFKTQISKENGPGQAEATPNEFNSQESIEATVGRPLEKPSCSIGMKTSNASLQVSTSQPPSITSLSVNNLIHQSSISHPLVSCAGLAQTSEPTAAPATVNLTVSSSSYGSQPPGPSLMTEYSQEQLSTMAGTIPNPQIQEPLLKPSHESRKNSAKRAVQDDLLLSSAKRQKHCQPAPLRLEGLSLMSRTPDSISDQTQMMVSQIPPNSSNSVVPISNPAHGDSLTRLFPPGNNFVAPALRQTEVQCNSQPSVAEQQQTQASQHLQALQQHVPAQGVPHLHSNHLYLKQQQQQAGQLRERHHLYQLQHHAPHAESSVHSQPHVHQQRTLQQEVQMQKKRTLVQGTQASQLPLQPKHHGSDQSRPKSGQPHPHHQQMQQQMQQHFGSSQPEKSRENPSTSRSHHNHLSQDIMHQQEVGSRQQGAGLSSEHVSGHNPMQRLLTSRGIEQQMVSQPSIVTRPSDMTCTPHRPERNRVSSYSAEALIGKTSSNSEQRMGISIQGSRISDQLEMRSYLDVPRNKSLAIHNMQGRVDHTVTSDIRLSDCQTFKPSGASQQPQSNFEVQSSRNNEIGNPVSSLRSMQSQAFRISQNPGPPPIDRQKRLPYPPVQSIPTGNAVPPRDSENTCHQSFMQSLLAPHLGDQVIGSQRSLPEHQRNTQCGPSSAIEYNCPPTHESVHIRRESESQNRESCDMSLGAINTRNSTLNIPFSSSSSSGDIQGRNTSPNVSVQKSNPMRITDSHGTKGHMNPPVTTNMHGVARPGLLHPSVSHGNADQGPPVRQTSSSVPQRSRHPLQDSSGSKIRQPERNRSGNQRHSNVFDPSLPHLPLSTSGSMILGRQQPATEKRGSIVRFMPDGPQVPNDNSAPDQHTLSQNFGFPFIPEGGMNPPINANTSFIPQVTQPSATRTPALIPVDPQNTLPSFYPPYSPAHPTLSNDISIPYFSNQMFSNPSTEKVNSGSLNNRFGSILSPPRPVGFAQPSFPLLPDMPPMHMTNSHLSNFNMTSLFPEIATALPDGSAMSPLLTIANSSASDSSKQSSNRPAHNISHILGHDCSSAV; encoded by the coding sequence ctgaagaaattaaaaagctaCGTAAACAACTGGaagaaattcaaaaagaaaatggccGATATATTGAATTACTGAAAGCAAATGACATATGTTTATATGACGACCCCACAATCCACTGGAAAGGAAATCTTAAAAACTCAAAGGTCTCTGTTGTGATTCCCAGTGACCAGGTTCAAAAGAATATCATTGTTTATTCCAGCGGGAGTCAGCCTGGTGGAAATAGCCAGGGAACAGCTGTTCAGGGGATAACCTTTAACGTTGGGCATAATTTACAGAAGCAAACTGCCAATGTGGTACCAGTACAGAGGACTTGCAATCTTGTGACTCCTGTGTCTATTTCTGGAGTTTACCCTTCTGAAAACAAGCCATGGCATCAGACCACGGTTTCTGCATTGGCTGCCAACCAGCCTGTTCCTCTTTGTCTTCCTGCTGCCATTTCTGCTCAAAATATTCTTGAGGTTTCCACCTCCGAAAGCGAGTCGAGTGTGCTTGGTGCCAGCAGTGGCTCACTGATGACTGTCCCTGTCGGGCCTGTACCACCCCAGCATCATTCATTGCACACATGTCTAAAGGATCAAAATTCTTCTGAAAGTAAGAATGGTCAAGAGAGCCCCAAATTATTGAAGAAAACAGTCCCTTGTGCCACAAGCATCTCCCCCAGCTGCTCAGCAACTGCCACTAAAGGACACCAAGGAAGCAAGTCCTGCCTGGGCGTACAGGAGTGCAGAAGTGACTTTCAGACCACCTCTGTTGTTTCCGTTACCACGACAGTCTGCTCCCAGCCTCCAAGATCTGCAGGTGATTCTTGTCCAGCGAGCATTAGCAAGGGTGCAGACTTGACAAGTGTTACTGCGGTGGTGGCCCCGTCTGCCCCTGGAGGAGGGGAGACCACCACCCCTGTGAGCACCCTTTCTGCAAACCCTGTGGACAGTGGTTGGACTCTTTCTTGTTCTTTGCCTTCTTCAGCTGTTAGTGCTTCAGATTTGAAAAACATTAATAGCCTTACCCGAATTTCCTCAGCTGGAAACACGCAGACGACGTGGACTACTTTGCAACTGGCGGGAAACACTATTCAGCCCTTAAGCCAGACATCATCTTCTGCTGTGACTCCGGTATTAAATGAGTCTGGTACTAGCCCCACCACGGCCAACCACAGTAGATGTGTGGCTACAGGCGTCAACTTGAATAATTCCTTTCCAGCAGATGGGCAGCCAGTTGAGCAAGTAGTTGTAACCTTGCCTTCTTGTCCATCTTTACCTATGCAGTCACTGATTGCCCAGCCACAAGTTAAATCTCAGCCTCCAAAAAGTATCCTTCCATTGAATTCAGCAATGCAAGTGATTCAGATGGCTCAGCCAGTTGGGTCGGCTGTTAACGCAGCTCCTGCTAATCAAAACGTTATCATTCTTCAGCCACCCAGCACCACCCCGTGCCCAGCAATGATGAGGGCAGAGGTTCCCAACCAAACAGTGGGTCAACAGATAGTAATCATACAGGCAACTAATCAGAACCCTTTGCCACTCCTCTCCGCTCCACCTCCTGGTTCTGTTCGACTCCCTGTCAATGGAGCCAGTGCTATCATAGGGTCTAACAATTCAGTGCAAAATGTTTCGACCCCACAGAGTTTTGGAGGAAAGCACCTTGTCCACATATTACCAAGACCTTCATCTTTATCAGCATCTAATTCAACACAGACTTTTTCTGTAACCATGTCAAACCAACAACAGCCTCAAACGATTTCTTTAAATGGACAGCTCTTTGCTTTGCAGCCTGTCATGTCTTCATCAGGAACTACAAGTCAAACCCCTATGCAAATTATTCAACCCACCACCAGCGAAGATCCAAATACCAATGTTGCCCTGAATACATTTGGCGCTTTGGCCAGCCTCAATCAAAGCATATCGCAGATGGCTGGGCAAAGCTGTGTACAACTGTCTGTTAGCCAGCCTGCCAATCCTCAAACTGCTGCAAATAGTCAAACCACCCCAGCTAACTGTGTTGCATTAACAACAGCTGTAGCATCTCCCATGACAACGGAGAATTCAGCCACACTACCCAGTACGTATAATCTAGTGACTACTCCCTCAATGAACACTGTAGCTTGTTTGCCTAACATGAAGCCCAAAAGGCTGAATAAGAAGCCGAGTGTCAAGAAACACATAGCCACTAATAAGTCAGCCTGCACCCTGAATCCAGCCAGAGACGTGGGTAAGTTAGACTGCCCCAGCACCGAAGGCTCCACAGAGCCATCGTGTAATGATGGACTTCTGGACAGCCTCCATGGTGTGTTACCATCGGTCACTATGTCCCAGGTAAATAGTGTAAGTGTTTCTGGCTCACATTCTTTGGATGTTCTGAATTCTGAATCAGTGATACCTGAGTCCATACCCAAATCTAAATCAGCAGAAGAGTCTAGCTCATCCTCCCAAGAATCTGTAACAAGTGAACATTTTACAATGGCCCCAGCAAAATCCAAAGATTCTCTCCCCGTTTTGCAACGAGAGACATCTCAGGATAAGCCAGCAGCTAGTTTGGCATTGCCAGCTGCTGCCAAATCCTGCACTTCAGCCAACGTGTTGATCTCATCTGCGAACGATCCCCACGTTTTGGTTTCTCAGGTTTCTGATTTGTCGTCTGCTACGAGCACTGCAAGTACTGACTGTGTTTCTGAGGTAGAAGTCATTGCTGAACCTTGCAGGGCTGAGCAAGATTCATCAGCTACAGTGCACACCACAGGTCTCTTAAAGGGGCAGGGTTTAACTGCACTGCTCTCTGGTCTTGCTAAAGAAAAAGACCCTCAGAAATCACCTCTTTCAGTCCAGGTGGACCATCCTGACTTTTCttcagaaaattctaaaatagtCCATTCAAATGTTGATTTACATCCCAAACAGGAGCTATTACTGATGAGCAGTGAGGACAGAGATCCAGGACAGCATCATTCCTGCATCTCTGATCAGGAGGTTATTAATGGTTCTTTGCTTACCAGTAGGCAGGCTGACTCCCCCATGTCAACCAGCTCTGGCAGTAGTCGTAGTTTCTCAGTTGCATCCATGCTTCCTGAAACAACTAGAGAGGATGTCACCAGCAGTGCAACGACTAATACGTGTGACAGCTGTACCTTTGTAGAGCAAACTGATATAGTTGCTCTTGCAGCAAGAGCTATTTTTGACCAGGAGAACCTTGAGAAGGGAAGAGCTGGCGCCCAGGCTGATATAAGGGAAGTTCCTTCAAAGCCTTCCAAAGCATCCTCTTTAGAGGGAGACCAGCCTTTCAAAACCCAGATATCTAAAGAGAATGGCCCAGGACAGGCAGAAGCGACACCAAATGAATTTAATTCTCAGGAGTCAATTGAAGCAACCGTGGGTCGGCCCCTTGAAAAACCAAGTTGTTCTATAGGGATGAAAACATCGAATGCCTCTTTACAGGTTTCGACTTCTCAGCCGCCAAGCATCACCAGTTTAAGTGTGAACAATCTTATCCATCAGAGCAGCATCAGCCATCCTCTGGTCAGCTGCGCTGGTTTAGCCCAGACTTCAGAGCCAACAGCTGCTCCTGCCACGGTTAATCTGACGGTTTCATCTAGCTCCTATGGCAGTCAGCCTCCTGGCCCATCTCTGATGACCGAATACTCCCAAGAACAGCTCAGTACTATGGCCGGTACCATACCAAATCCACAGATTCAAGAGCCACTCTTAAAGCCAAGTCATGAAAGCCGTAAAAACTCTGCTAAGCGTGCTGTCCAAGATGACCTTTTACTGTCTTCAGCTAAACGTCAAAAGCATTGTCAGCCGGCTCCCCTCCGGCTTGAAGGTCTGTCCCTGATGAGCCGAACTCCAGACAGCATTTCCGATCAAACTCAAATGATGGTTAGTCAGATCCCTCCCAACTCGTCAAACTCAGTTGTGCCTATTAGCAACCCAGCACATGGAGACAGCCTTACGCGGTTATTCCCACCTGGTAACAACTTTGTGGCCCCTGCGTTGAGGCAAACTGAGGTTCAGTGCAATTCGCAGCCTTCCGTGGCTGAGCAGCAGCAAACGCAGGCCAGCCAGCATCTGCAGGCCCTGCAGCAGCATGTGCCAGCTCAGGGGGTGCCTCACCTGCATAGTAACCATCTCTActtgaagcagcagcagcagcaggcggGGCAGTTAAGAGAGAGGCATCACTTATACCAGCTACAGCATCACGCACCTCACGCGGAGAGCTCTGTCCACTCTCAGCCCCACGTCCACCAACAGAGAACCCTGCAACAGGAAGtccagatgcagaaaaagaggaCTCTTGTCCAGGGCACTCAGGCCTCTCAGCTTCCTCTACAACCCAAGCACCATGGAAGTGACCAATCCCGACCCAAGAGCGGTCAGCCACACCCCCACCATCAGCAGATGCAGCAACAGATGCAGCAACACTTTGGAAGCTCCCAGCCAGAGAAGAGCCGTGAAAATCCTTCCACAAGCCGCAGTCATCATAACCATCTCAGTCAAGACATCATGCACCAGCAGGAGGTGGGGAGCCGGCAGCAAGGTGCGGGGCTTTCTTCTGAACACGTATCTGGGCATAATCCAATGCAGAGGCTTCTGACTTCAAGAGGCATAGAGCAGCAAATGGTGTCCCAACCGAGTATCGTGACGAGACCTTCAGACATGACTTGTACTCCACACAGGCCAGAGAGAAACAGAGTTTCAAGTTACTCTGCGGAGGCACTCATTGGAAAGACATCTTCCAACTCAGAGCAGAGAATGGGTATATCGATTCAGGGTTCCAGAATTTCAGATCAGCTTGAAATGAGAAGCTACCTTGATGTTCCCAGAAATAAGAGTTTGGCCATTCATAATATGCAGGGTCGTGTGGACCATACTGTTACCTCAGATATCCGCCTTTCTGACTGTCAGACATTTAAGCCAAGCGGAGCCAGTCAGCAGCCCCAGAGTAATTTTGAAGTACAGTCttcaagaaataatgaaataggtAACCCTGTGTCATCCTTGAGGAGTATGCAGTCCCAGGCCTTTCGAATTAGTCAAAACCCTGGTCCACCACCAATTGACCGCCAAAAGAGATTACCTTACCCACCAGTTCAGAGCATCCCAACAGGAAATGCTGTCCCACCAAGGGACAGTGAAAATACATGTCACCAAAGTTTCATGCAGAGTTTACTTGCCCCTCACCTGGGTGATCAGGTCATTGGGAGCCAGAGATCACTGCCAGAGCATCAGAGGAATACACAGTGTGGTCCCTCCTCTGCAATCGAATATAATTGTCCCCCAACTCATGAAAGTGTCCATATTAGAAGAGAGAGTGAGAGTCAGAATAGGGAGAGTTGTGACATGTCCCTGGGTGCAATTAACACCAGGAACAGCACTTTGAATATTCCGTTTTCGAGTTCTTCTTCCTCAGGAGATATTCAAGGTCGAAACACAAGTCCCAACGTTTCTGTACAGAAGTCCAATCCCATGAGGATTACTGACAGTCACGGGACCAAGGGCCACATGAACCCTCCAGTCACAACCAACATGCATGGGGTTGCAAGGCCAGGTTTGCTGCATCCGTCTGTGTCTCACGGAAATGCTGACCAAGGGCCTCCTGTACGTCAAACTAGTTCTTCAGTTCCCCAGCGATCAAGGCATCCCTTGCAGGACAGCAGCGGTTCCAAAATTCGTCAACCTGAAAGGAATCGCTCTGGAAACCAAAGACACAGTAATGTCTTTGATCCAAGTCTTCCCCATCTTCCTCTGTCTACTAGTGGCAGTATGATTCTCGGACGCCAACAACCCGCTACAGAAAAGAGAGGAAGTATTGTTCGTTTCATGCCCGATGGCCCACAAGTACCTAATGATAATTCAGCGCCTGACCAGCATACACTATCACAAAATTTTGGTTTTCCGTTTATTCCTGAGGGTGGCATGAATCCACCAATAAATGCGAATACTTCTTTCATTCCACAGGTTACTCAGCCTAGTGCCACTCGAACTCCAGCCCTCATCCCTGTAGATCCCCAAAATACTCTCCCCTCCTTCTATCCCCCGTACTCTCCTGCTCATCCTACACTGTCCAATGATATTTCAATCCCCTATTTTTCTAATCAAATGTTCTCGAATCCTAGCACAGAGAAGGTAAACAGTGGAAGTTTGAATAACCGATTTGGATCAATTTTATCTCCTCCCAGACCTGTTGGTTTTGCTCAACCAAgttttcctcttctccctgacATGCCCCCAATGCACATGACCAACTCTCACTTATCCAATTTTAATATGACATCTTTGTTTCCAGAAATAGCTACAGCTCTCCCTGACGGCTCAGCAATGTCACCTTTGCTTACGATAGCAAACTCCTCTGCCTCGGACTCTTCCAAGCAGTCCTCAAACAGACCTGCCCACAACATAAGCCATATTTTAGGTCATGATTGCAGTTCAGCTGTTTAA